One stretch of Danio rerio strain Tuebingen ecotype United States chromosome 6, GRCz12tu, whole genome shotgun sequence DNA includes these proteins:
- the LOC101882673 gene encoding uncharacterized protein isoform X2: MPFMFQNLTKRKIILRSLEERRQFVKDTRLCYGCLRLGHSAKDCRSRHCCNTCKGRHPTCLHDDSFNRKVRSSSAQSPENVHEGVATMSLSVESGCTPVNTSMIVPVWLSTHKDPVSEKLVYALLDTQSDSVFIECAVCKSLKVDSCSVTLKLTTLVGKDSLMSSERISGLRVRGFNSSLIIDLPPAYTKECIPVDHAHIPTMETASHWKHLATLADKIPPLQNCEVGLLIGYNCSRALAPREVILGTENEPYAVRTDLGWSIIGPSLTHFESQSSAAMCHRVSIKEIPAVTPTDVIKVLESDFKDTEGHTKVTSQEDIIFLRKLEENIRLNKDSHLEMPLPFRKRPYLPDNKPLAVIRLQHLKRRLMRDQEYREHYVTFMEEVIEKGNAEQVFEEGREGERWYIPHHGVYHSKKPGKLRIVFDCSARYKGTSLNDHLLTGPDLMNSLTGILLRFRQYPVALMCDVEKMFHQFHVDHADRDYLRFLWWRNGDFNSQPQTFRMTVHLFGASSSPGCANYGLKHLAREGERLYPLGSQFIMQDFYMDDGVSSIESTEKAIKLAEEARQLCALGSLRLHKFVSNDKEVLKTIPPSECAVDVTAVDLALTDQPLERALGIYWSLEQDNFKFRITVKDQPATRRGILSIVASLFDPLGFLAPFVLKGKAILQEMCRSGMGWDDNLPADLQSAWEHWKADLVNLEKIEVPRCIVPSGFGRIIRREIHHFSDASMSGYGQCSYLRLENEQGDISCSLLMAKSRVAPLKITTIPRLELAAAVVSVAVNDMLKEEMNLADAEAFFWTDSQVVLGYINNEARRFHTFVANRVQRIHRTTTPQQWRYICSDENPADYASRGLSVNNLVTSNWFRGPKVLWEKQIPPPMEISKQLPIGDPEVKKVQSLNTQTVQYSCLSDRLTKLSSWSKAIQAVARVIRRVRKDKSHNHSTLAERNDAQCIIIKDLQKQTYAEEITLLRKGKQLPRSNRLYNLDTFVDQDGLLKVGGRLCEASIPNAVKYPVILPKEHQLTKLLIADCHEKMAHQGKGMTINEIRSRGFWITGVNRTVASFVRQCVRCRKLRGPTEEQKMANLPSERIEPSPPFTYSGMDVFGPFITCKGRKSNKRYGLLFTCFCCRAIHIEMLDDMSTDAFINGLRCFIAIRGAVHQIRCDQGSNFIGARNELTKAMEEIDTNRLVTFLAEKQCDFVFNAPHSSHTGGVWERQIRTVRSVLRSTLSQSSGRLDDSSLRTFFYEAMSIVNSRPLTVDSLTDPSSPEPLTPNHLLTLKPTQALPPPGKFVREDVYARKRWRHVQYLAEQFWGRWHKEYVSNITTRQCWHTPRRNMQVGDIVLEKAVDLPRNEWRLARIIEAVTDKDGLVRRVKIQFGDRNLGKDGKRPHKPSVVERPVQKLVLLMEAA, encoded by the exons ATGCCCTTCATGTTTCAGAACCTAACAAagagaaaaattattttaag GTCTCTTGAAGAACGTAGACAGTTCGTAAAGGATACAAGATTGTGCTATGGATGTTTGAGGCTGGGTCACAGTGCCAAGGACTGCCGCTCCCGACATTGCTGCAACACCTGTAAGGGAAGACACCCTACCTGCCTACATGACGACAGCTTCAATAGAAAGGTGAGGTCTTCTTCTGCTCAGAGCCCAGAAAATGTCCATGAAGGAGTTGCGACAATGTCATTGAGTGTAGAATCTGGATGCACGCCTGTTAACACCTCTATGATTGTGCCAGTGTGGTTGTCCACACATAAAGACCCAGTTTCTGAGAAGCTCGTCTATGCTCTGTTAGACACACAAAGCGATTCAGTCTTTATTGAATGTGCAGTATGCAAAAGTCTTAAAGTTGACTCCTGTTCCGTGACGCTTAAACTCACTACTTTAGTTGGAAAGGACTCCTTGATGTCAAGTGAAAGGATTTCTGGTCTTCGAGTTAGAGGTTTCAATTCCTCGCTGATTATAGATCTACCCCCTGCATACACCAAAGAATGCATTCCTGTGGATCACGCACACATCCCTACAATGGAGACTGCAAGTCATTGGAAACATCTAGCCACTCTAGCAGACAAAATTCCCCCACTTCAAAATTGTGAGGTTGGACTATTGATAGGATACAATTGTTCCAGAGCGCTAGCGCCCCGAGAAGTAATTCTTGGAACGGAGAATGAACCATATGCTGTTCGCACGGACCTCGGGTGGAGCATTATAGGTCCTTCCTTAACACATTTTGAGTCCCAAAGTAGTGCTGCCATGTGTCATAGAGTGTCTATCAAGGAAATACCTGCAGTAACTCCCACAGATGTGATAAAAGTGCTGGAATCTGATTTCAAGGACACAGAAGGGCACACAAAAGTGACGTCTCAGGAGGACATCATATTTCTGAGAAAGCTGGAAGAGAATATCAGATTGAACAAGGATAGTCATCTGGAAATGCCCCTGCCATTCAGGAAAAGACCATATCTTCCAGATAACAAACCTCTAGCTGTCATAAGACTTCAACATTTGAAGAGGAGATTAATGAGAGATCAGGAGTACAGAGAGCATTATGTAACATTCATGGAGGAAGTAATAGAGAAGGGTAATGCAGAACAGGTGTTTGAGGAAGGACGAGAAGGAGAAAGATGGTACATACCACATCACGGAGTGTACCACTCGAAAAAGCCAGGGAAATTGCGTATAGTTTTTGACTGTTCAGCCAGATACAAGGGAACTAGCTTGAACGACCATCTTCTAACTGGCCCAGATCTGATGAACAGCTTAACTGGCATCCTTTTGAGGTTCAGACAGTACCCTGTAGCCCTAATGTGTGACGTGGAGAAAATGTTCCACCAATTTCATGTAGACCATGCGGATCGTGATTATTTACGATTTCTATGGTGGAGAAATGGAGATTTCAATTCACAGCCTCAAACCTTCCGCATGACAGTGCATTTGTTTGGAGCCTCATCGTCCCCTGGATGCGCTAACTATGGGCTGAAGCATCTTGCAAGAGAAGGTGAACGTCTGTATCCTCTGGGCTCGCAATTTATTATGCAAGATTTCTACATGGATGATGGAGTTTCCAGCATTGAAAGCACAGAGAAGGCCATCAAATTGGCTGAAGAAGCTCGTCAGCTTTGTGCACTGGGAAGCTTAAGGCTTCACAAGTTTGTGTCTAATGACAAGGAAGTCTTGAAGACAATACCACCCTCAGAGTGTGCGGTGGATGTTACAGCTGTCGATCTTGCTCTCACTGATCAGCCTTTGGAAAGAGCTTTGGGCATTTACTGGAGTCTGGAACAAGACAATTTTAAATTCCGTATCACTGTTAAGGACCAACCAGCAACCCGTAGAGGGATACTGTCTATAGTGGCATCATTGTTTGATCCCTTAGGCTTTCTTGCCCCCTTTGTACTCAAAGGAAAGGCCATTCTGCAAGAAATGTGCCGAAGTGGTATGGGTTGGGATGATAACTTACCCGCTGATCTACAATCAGCATGGGAACACTGGAAGGCAGATCTAGTTAACCTAGAAAAGATTGAAGTGCCTCGTTGTATTGTGCCTTCTGGCTTTGGGAGAATCATAAGGAGAGAGATTCACCACTTCTCAGACGCCAGCATGAGTGGATATGGTCAGTGTTCATATCTCAGACTCGAGAACGAGCAAGGTGACATCAGTTGTTCGTTGCTCATGGCAAAATCTAGAGTGGCCCCACTCAAGATCACAACAATTCCTCGGCTAGAATTGGCTGCCGCAGTGGTGTCAGTTGCAGTGAATGACATGTTGAAGGAGGAAATGAACCTGGCAGATGCAGAAGCGTTTTTCTGGACTGACTCACAAGTGGTGTTAGGCTACATAAACAATGAAGCCCGCCGTTTCCACACGTTTGTGGCAAATAGAGTACAAAGGATTCACCGCACCACAACTCCTCAACAATGGCGGTACATTTGCTCAGATGAAAATCCAGCCGATTACGCATCGCGTGGTCTAAGTGTTAACAATCTTGTCACTTCCAACTGGTTTAGAGGACCTAAAGTTTTATGGGAAAAGCAAATACCACCACCTATGGAAATCAGCAAGCAGCTTCCAATTGGCGACCCTGAAGTCAAGAAGGTTCAGTCACTCAACACGCAAACTGTACAGTATTCATGTTTGTCAGACCGTCTCACCAAGTTGTCCTCATGGTCCAAAGCTATCCAAGCTGTTGCACGTGTAATACGTCGTGTCAGGAAAGACAAGTCACATAATCACAGTACATTGGCGGAACGAAACGATGCACAATGTATCATAATCAAGGACTTACAGAAGCAGACATATGCAGAGGAGATAACTTTACTCCGTAAGGGCAAACAACTACCTCGCAGCAACAGACTATACAATCTTGACACCTTTGTCGACCAAGATGGATTGCTGAAGGTGGGAGGGAGACTTTGTGAGGCATCTATCCCTAATGCTGTCAAGTATCCAGTGATACTTCCGAAGGAGCACCAACTTACAAAACTCCTGATTGCTGATTGTCATGAGAAGATGGCTCATCAAGGAAAGGGAATGACTATAAATGAAATCAGATCAAGAGGATTCTGGATTACGGGAGTTAACAGGACTGTAGCTTCCTTTGTACGACAATGTGTGAGATGTCGCAAGTTACGTGGACCTACGGAAGAGCAAAAAATGGCTAACTTACCCTCAGAGCGCATAGAGCCATCCCCTCCATTCACATACAGCGGGATGGATGTTTTCGGTCCATTCATCACCTGCAAAGGTCGCAAGTCAAACAAGAGGTATGGACTTCTCTTTACCTGTTTCTGTTGCAGAGCCATCCATATTGAGATGCTGGATGACATGTCCACAGATGCCTTTATCAATGGCCTGCGTTGTTTCATCGCTATCAGAGGAGCAGTCCATCAAATAAGGTGTGATCAAGGCAGTAATTTCATTGGAGCCAGGAATGAGCTCACCAAAGCTATGGAGGAGATTGACACCAACCGTCTGGTAACATTCTTAGCGGAAAAACAGTGCGACTTTGTTTTTAATGCACCTCATTCAAGCCACACTGGCGGAGTTTGGGAAAGACAGATTAGAACTGTCAGAAGTGTTCTTCGCTCCACCCTGTCACAGTCATCTGGAAGGCTCGATGACTCTTCTCTGCGAACGTTCTTTTACGAGGCCATGTCCATTGTAAACAGTCGTCCGCTCACGGTTGATAGTCTAACTGACCCAAGTAGCCCTGAACCTCTAACCCCTAATCACCTCCTCACTCTAAAACCTACTCAAGCCCTACCACCTCCTGGCAAATTTGTCAGGGAAGATGTGTATGCCCGTAAGAGATGGCGGCATGTCCAATACTTAGCGGAACAATTCTGGGGACGTTGGCATAAGGAGTATGTGTCTAACATCACAACAAGACAGTGCTGGCATACACCAAGAAGGAACATGCAAGTAGGAGATATTGTCTTGGAGAAGGCAGTGGATCTGCCTAGGAATGAGTGGCGCTTGGCAAGGATTATTGAGGCAGTCACTGACAAGGACGGATTGGTGAGAAGAGTGAAAATACAGTTCGGAGACAGAAATCTGGGGAAGGATGGCAAACGTCCACATAAACCATCTGTGGTGGAACGTCCAGTACAGAAGTTGGTCCTGCTGATGGAGGCAGCCTGA
- the LOC101882673 gene encoding uncharacterized protein isoform X1: MMTDHGSNLCTPAKVNEQIDNVQNKEVDEEIEVQSEELDTNIRRSTRERTQTDRMLAYQREESHKAERKLMHAYEKWKAEARKARSQLKLDISESELASLIDSLEREKDSVMNAYIRVRSYVTPPTDMRRKIDACDAVTKDIVKIAYERISGVDGGFDNETVKGHLRELLERDYARSVYGSTVSRISSKSSTPISQPSLNSILMAKRIEAAAELAAKEAEYATVIEEREQREKLRLLEEKQRKELEAQKGEFERLQAMKEVRAARARLEVYDKEETVDTVNQDEGLQQPVSPPTHKPVYLSSVNPTPNISSQSPNADVSQLAQAVQDSITLNRLPMPEPTVFSGDPIHFIEWKASFQSLIDKRHISSGDKLYYLKKYVTGPALKVLDGIFYRNDEEAYKDAWKRLLDRYGQPFIIQRAFREKLACWPKIQSKDSVGLRNFSDFLNSCKDAMPHVKGLEILNDCEENRKLVSKLPDWAAARWNRQTTQTLSETQDFPTFQEFAHFMSVEAEVACNPVTSFHALHVSEPNKEKNYFKVSKPKANVFHTKTVTQHDNSKPTGKVNKPCLFCQNGEHQIHECSKFSARSLEERRQFVKDTRLCYGCLRLGHSAKDCRSRHCCNTCKGRHPTCLHDDSFNRKVRSSSAQSPENVHEGVATMSLSVESGCTPVNTSMIVPVWLSTHKDPVSEKLVYALLDTQSDSVFIECAVCKSLKVDSCSVTLKLTTLVGKDSLMSSERISGLRVRGFNSSLIIDLPPAYTKECIPVDHAHIPTMETASHWKHLATLADKIPPLQNCEVGLLIGYNCSRALAPREVILGTENEPYAVRTDLGWSIIGPSLTHFESQSSAAMCHRVSIKEIPAVTPTDVIKVLESDFKDTEGHTKVTSQEDIIFLRKLEENIRLNKDSHLEMPLPFRKRPYLPDNKPLAVIRLQHLKRRLMRDQEYREHYVTFMEEVIEKGNAEQVFEEGREGERWYIPHHGVYHSKKPGKLRIVFDCSARYKGTSLNDHLLTGPDLMNSLTGILLRFRQYPVALMCDVEKMFHQFHVDHADRDYLRFLWWRNGDFNSQPQTFRMTVHLFGASSSPGCANYGLKHLAREGERLYPLGSQFIMQDFYMDDGVSSIESTEKAIKLAEEARQLCALGSLRLHKFVSNDKEVLKTIPPSECAVDVTAVDLALTDQPLERALGIYWSLEQDNFKFRITVKDQPATRRGILSIVASLFDPLGFLAPFVLKGKAILQEMCRSGMGWDDNLPADLQSAWEHWKADLVNLEKIEVPRCIVPSGFGRIIRREIHHFSDASMSGYGQCSYLRLENEQGDISCSLLMAKSRVAPLKITTIPRLELAAAVVSVAVNDMLKEEMNLADAEAFFWTDSQVVLGYINNEARRFHTFVANRVQRIHRTTTPQQWRYICSDENPADYASRGLSVNNLVTSNWFRGPKVLWEKQIPPPMEISKQLPIGDPEVKKVQSLNTQTVQYSCLSDRLTKLSSWSKAIQAVARVIRRVRKDKSHNHSTLAERNDAQCIIIKDLQKQTYAEEITLLRKGKQLPRSNRLYNLDTFVDQDGLLKVGGRLCEASIPNAVKYPVILPKEHQLTKLLIADCHEKMAHQGKGMTINEIRSRGFWITGVNRTVASFVRQCVRCRKLRGPTEEQKMANLPSERIEPSPPFTYSGMDVFGPFITCKGRKSNKRYGLLFTCFCCRAIHIEMLDDMSTDAFINGLRCFIAIRGAVHQIRCDQGSNFIGARNELTKAMEEIDTNRLVTFLAEKQCDFVFNAPHSSHTGGVWERQIRTVRSVLRSTLSQSSGRLDDSSLRTFFYEAMSIVNSRPLTVDSLTDPSSPEPLTPNHLLTLKPTQALPPPGKFVREDVYARKRWRHVQYLAEQFWGRWHKEYVSNITTRQCWHTPRRNMQVGDIVLEKAVDLPRNEWRLARIIEAVTDKDGLVRRVKIQFGDRNLGKDGKRPHKPSVVERPVQKLVLLMEAA, from the coding sequence ATGATGACGGATCACGGTTCCAATTTGTGCACTCCTGCAAAAGTAAACGAACAAATTGATAATGTTCAAAACAAAGAAGTTGATGAAGAAATAGAAGTTCAATCTGAAGAATTAGACACAAATATACGTCGCTCTACCCGTGAACGAACTCAGACAGACAGGATGCTTGCATATCAAAGGGAGGAGTCTCATAAAGCAGAAAGAAAGCTTATGCATGCATATGAAAAATGGAAGGCTGAGGCTCGGAAAGCAAGAAGTCAGTTGAAATTAGACATTTCTGAGAGTGAATTAGCATCACTCATAGACTCATTGGAAAGGGAAAAGGACAGTGTGATGAATGCATACATAAGGGTTAGAAGTTATGTAACTCCACCCACTGATATGAGACGGAAAATTGATGCTTGTGATGCTGTTACAAAGGATATAGTAAAAATTGCATACGAGAGGATCTCAGGGGTAGATGGAGGCTTTGACAATGAAACCGTAAAGGGGCATTTACGTGAGCTGCTTGAACGAGACTACGCTCGCTCTGTTTATGGTTCTACTGTTTCACGCATCAGCTCCAAATCCAGTACACCTATTAGTCAACCTTCTCTGAATTCTATACTAATGGCTAAACGCATAGAGGCAGCAGCAGAGCTAGCAGCTAAGGAAGCAGAATATGCTACTGTAATAGAAGAAAGGGAGCAAAGAGAAAAATTACGACTTCTAGAAGAGAAGCAAAGAAAAGAACTTGAGGCTCAAAAAGGCGAGTTTGAAAGGCTCCAAGCGATGAAGGAGGTAAGAGCAGCTAGAGCAAGACTGGAGGTGTATGACAAGGAAGAAACTGTTGACACTGTTAATCAAGATGAAGGGCTGCAGCAACCTGTAAGCCCTCCCACGCATAAACCAGTATACTTATCCTCCGTTAATCCAACGCCTAACATTTCATCACAGAGTCCCAACGCTGATGTGTCTCAATTAGCGCAGGCTGTCCAAGATAGCATAACACTAAACAGACTTCCTATGCCAGAGCCCACAGTTTTCAGTGGCGACCCCATTCACTTCATAGAGTGGAAGGCTTCATTTCAATCACTCATTGATAAAAGACATATCTCTTCAGGAGACAAGTTATACTACCTGAAGAAGTACGTTACTGGGCCTGCTCTGAAAGTGCTAGATGGTATCTTTTACAGAAATGATGAGGAGGCTTACAAGGACGCGTGGAAGAGGCTTCTAGATCGCTACGGACAGCCATTCATCATACAACGAGCATTCAGAGAGAAACTTGCATGCTGGCCTAAAATTCAATCCAAGGACTCGGTAGGACTTCGAAATTTCTCTGATTTCTTGAACTCATGTAAGGATGCAATGCCACATGTAAAGGGACTGGAAATATTAAATGATTGCGAAGAGAATAGGAAGCTTGTAAGCAAACTCCCTGATTGGGCGGCTGCCCGCTGGAATCGTCAAACCACACAAACGCTGAGTGAAACACAAGATTTTCCAACTTTTCAAGAATTCGCCCATTTCATGTCTGTTGAAGCTGAAGTTGCCTGTAATCCAGTCACATCCTTTCATGCCCTTCATGTTTCAGAACCTAACAAagagaaaaattattttaaggtcagtaaACCTAAAGCTAATGTCTTCCATACAAAGACTGTCACACAGCATGATAATTCAAAGCCCACTGGAAAGGTCAATAAGCCATGTCTGTTCTGTCAAAATGGTGAACATCAAATTCATGAGTGTTCTAAATTCTCTGCAAGGTCTCTTGAAGAACGTAGACAGTTCGTAAAGGATACAAGATTGTGCTATGGATGTTTGAGGCTGGGTCACAGTGCCAAGGACTGCCGCTCCCGACATTGCTGCAACACCTGTAAGGGAAGACACCCTACCTGCCTACATGACGACAGCTTCAATAGAAAGGTGAGGTCTTCTTCTGCTCAGAGCCCAGAAAATGTCCATGAAGGAGTTGCGACAATGTCATTGAGTGTAGAATCTGGATGCACGCCTGTTAACACCTCTATGATTGTGCCAGTGTGGTTGTCCACACATAAAGACCCAGTTTCTGAGAAGCTCGTCTATGCTCTGTTAGACACACAAAGCGATTCAGTCTTTATTGAATGTGCAGTATGCAAAAGTCTTAAAGTTGACTCCTGTTCCGTGACGCTTAAACTCACTACTTTAGTTGGAAAGGACTCCTTGATGTCAAGTGAAAGGATTTCTGGTCTTCGAGTTAGAGGTTTCAATTCCTCGCTGATTATAGATCTACCCCCTGCATACACCAAAGAATGCATTCCTGTGGATCACGCACACATCCCTACAATGGAGACTGCAAGTCATTGGAAACATCTAGCCACTCTAGCAGACAAAATTCCCCCACTTCAAAATTGTGAGGTTGGACTATTGATAGGATACAATTGTTCCAGAGCGCTAGCGCCCCGAGAAGTAATTCTTGGAACGGAGAATGAACCATATGCTGTTCGCACGGACCTCGGGTGGAGCATTATAGGTCCTTCCTTAACACATTTTGAGTCCCAAAGTAGTGCTGCCATGTGTCATAGAGTGTCTATCAAGGAAATACCTGCAGTAACTCCCACAGATGTGATAAAAGTGCTGGAATCTGATTTCAAGGACACAGAAGGGCACACAAAAGTGACGTCTCAGGAGGACATCATATTTCTGAGAAAGCTGGAAGAGAATATCAGATTGAACAAGGATAGTCATCTGGAAATGCCCCTGCCATTCAGGAAAAGACCATATCTTCCAGATAACAAACCTCTAGCTGTCATAAGACTTCAACATTTGAAGAGGAGATTAATGAGAGATCAGGAGTACAGAGAGCATTATGTAACATTCATGGAGGAAGTAATAGAGAAGGGTAATGCAGAACAGGTGTTTGAGGAAGGACGAGAAGGAGAAAGATGGTACATACCACATCACGGAGTGTACCACTCGAAAAAGCCAGGGAAATTGCGTATAGTTTTTGACTGTTCAGCCAGATACAAGGGAACTAGCTTGAACGACCATCTTCTAACTGGCCCAGATCTGATGAACAGCTTAACTGGCATCCTTTTGAGGTTCAGACAGTACCCTGTAGCCCTAATGTGTGACGTGGAGAAAATGTTCCACCAATTTCATGTAGACCATGCGGATCGTGATTATTTACGATTTCTATGGTGGAGAAATGGAGATTTCAATTCACAGCCTCAAACCTTCCGCATGACAGTGCATTTGTTTGGAGCCTCATCGTCCCCTGGATGCGCTAACTATGGGCTGAAGCATCTTGCAAGAGAAGGTGAACGTCTGTATCCTCTGGGCTCGCAATTTATTATGCAAGATTTCTACATGGATGATGGAGTTTCCAGCATTGAAAGCACAGAGAAGGCCATCAAATTGGCTGAAGAAGCTCGTCAGCTTTGTGCACTGGGAAGCTTAAGGCTTCACAAGTTTGTGTCTAATGACAAGGAAGTCTTGAAGACAATACCACCCTCAGAGTGTGCGGTGGATGTTACAGCTGTCGATCTTGCTCTCACTGATCAGCCTTTGGAAAGAGCTTTGGGCATTTACTGGAGTCTGGAACAAGACAATTTTAAATTCCGTATCACTGTTAAGGACCAACCAGCAACCCGTAGAGGGATACTGTCTATAGTGGCATCATTGTTTGATCCCTTAGGCTTTCTTGCCCCCTTTGTACTCAAAGGAAAGGCCATTCTGCAAGAAATGTGCCGAAGTGGTATGGGTTGGGATGATAACTTACCCGCTGATCTACAATCAGCATGGGAACACTGGAAGGCAGATCTAGTTAACCTAGAAAAGATTGAAGTGCCTCGTTGTATTGTGCCTTCTGGCTTTGGGAGAATCATAAGGAGAGAGATTCACCACTTCTCAGACGCCAGCATGAGTGGATATGGTCAGTGTTCATATCTCAGACTCGAGAACGAGCAAGGTGACATCAGTTGTTCGTTGCTCATGGCAAAATCTAGAGTGGCCCCACTCAAGATCACAACAATTCCTCGGCTAGAATTGGCTGCCGCAGTGGTGTCAGTTGCAGTGAATGACATGTTGAAGGAGGAAATGAACCTGGCAGATGCAGAAGCGTTTTTCTGGACTGACTCACAAGTGGTGTTAGGCTACATAAACAATGAAGCCCGCCGTTTCCACACGTTTGTGGCAAATAGAGTACAAAGGATTCACCGCACCACAACTCCTCAACAATGGCGGTACATTTGCTCAGATGAAAATCCAGCCGATTACGCATCGCGTGGTCTAAGTGTTAACAATCTTGTCACTTCCAACTGGTTTAGAGGACCTAAAGTTTTATGGGAAAAGCAAATACCACCACCTATGGAAATCAGCAAGCAGCTTCCAATTGGCGACCCTGAAGTCAAGAAGGTTCAGTCACTCAACACGCAAACTGTACAGTATTCATGTTTGTCAGACCGTCTCACCAAGTTGTCCTCATGGTCCAAAGCTATCCAAGCTGTTGCACGTGTAATACGTCGTGTCAGGAAAGACAAGTCACATAATCACAGTACATTGGCGGAACGAAACGATGCACAATGTATCATAATCAAGGACTTACAGAAGCAGACATATGCAGAGGAGATAACTTTACTCCGTAAGGGCAAACAACTACCTCGCAGCAACAGACTATACAATCTTGACACCTTTGTCGACCAAGATGGATTGCTGAAGGTGGGAGGGAGACTTTGTGAGGCATCTATCCCTAATGCTGTCAAGTATCCAGTGATACTTCCGAAGGAGCACCAACTTACAAAACTCCTGATTGCTGATTGTCATGAGAAGATGGCTCATCAAGGAAAGGGAATGACTATAAATGAAATCAGATCAAGAGGATTCTGGATTACGGGAGTTAACAGGACTGTAGCTTCCTTTGTACGACAATGTGTGAGATGTCGCAAGTTACGTGGACCTACGGAAGAGCAAAAAATGGCTAACTTACCCTCAGAGCGCATAGAGCCATCCCCTCCATTCACATACAGCGGGATGGATGTTTTCGGTCCATTCATCACCTGCAAAGGTCGCAAGTCAAACAAGAGGTATGGACTTCTCTTTACCTGTTTCTGTTGCAGAGCCATCCATATTGAGATGCTGGATGACATGTCCACAGATGCCTTTATCAATGGCCTGCGTTGTTTCATCGCTATCAGAGGAGCAGTCCATCAAATAAGGTGTGATCAAGGCAGTAATTTCATTGGAGCCAGGAATGAGCTCACCAAAGCTATGGAGGAGATTGACACCAACCGTCTGGTAACATTCTTAGCGGAAAAACAGTGCGACTTTGTTTTTAATGCACCTCATTCAAGCCACACTGGCGGAGTTTGGGAAAGACAGATTAGAACTGTCAGAAGTGTTCTTCGCTCCACCCTGTCACAGTCATCTGGAAGGCTCGATGACTCTTCTCTGCGAACGTTCTTTTACGAGGCCATGTCCATTGTAAACAGTCGTCCGCTCACGGTTGATAGTCTAACTGACCCAAGTAGCCCTGAACCTCTAACCCCTAATCACCTCCTCACTCTAAAACCTACTCAAGCCCTACCACCTCCTGGCAAATTTGTCAGGGAAGATGTGTATGCCCGTAAGAGATGGCGGCATGTCCAATACTTAGCGGAACAATTCTGGGGACGTTGGCATAAGGAGTATGTGTCTAACATCACAACAAGACAGTGCTGGCATACACCAAGAAGGAACATGCAAGTAGGAGATATTGTCTTGGAGAAGGCAGTGGATCTGCCTAGGAATGAGTGGCGCTTGGCAAGGATTATTGAGGCAGTCACTGACAAGGACGGATTGGTGAGAAGAGTGAAAATACAGTTCGGAGACAGAAATCTGGGGAAGGATGGCAAACGTCCACATAAACCATCTGTGGTGGAACGTCCAGTACAGAAGTTGGTCCTGCTGATGGAGGCAGCCTGA